A genomic segment from Patescibacteria group bacterium encodes:
- a CDS encoding pilin — translation MKFSLPSILSLMILLFVFSLTFIPVFVSAWAPGQSIVPCGLGGGTSCKACHIFPLANNVISFILLGLAMPFAVVMILWGGILMVTGAGNPGQLEKGKNYLTWAVIGLVVAFAGWIIVDTIIKALTVKTNWGASASWSFGPWNEIPACK, via the coding sequence ATGAAATTTTCTTTACCTTCAATTTTAAGTTTAATGATACTTCTTTTTGTATTTTCGCTAACCTTTATTCCCGTTTTTGTGTCAGCTTGGGCGCCGGGTCAATCTATCGTACCTTGTGGTTTAGGCGGAGGTACTTCCTGTAAGGCCTGCCACATATTTCCTCTTGCTAATAATGTTATAAGTTTTATATTGCTTGGACTTGCGATGCCTTTTGCTGTTGTAATGATCCTCTGGGGAGGTATTCTTATGGTGACTGGCGCCGGTAACCCGGGGCAACTGGAGAAAGGAAAAAACTATCTAACATGGGCAGTGATAGGGCTTGTGGTTGCATTTGCAGGCTGGATAATTGTTGATACGATAATAAAAGCGCTTACTGTGAAAACTAACTGGGGGGCGAGTGCTTCGTGGAGTTTTGGCCCTTGGAATGAGATACCAGCTTGTAAATAA
- a CDS encoding pilin yields MNILKTKKSLTGFIHKIKKTLLPKQIFWSIISLALFLPFFVYSDEVGVTTGSGGSSSLKNPLAVDSVSALVKAVAEIVMKIGFMVAVVFIIYSGFLYVSARGSEEKLKKAHSTFTWTIIGTAVILGAWTIAMVIESTVKSLK; encoded by the coding sequence ATGAATATACTAAAAACAAAAAAATCTCTAACTGGATTTATCCACAAAATTAAAAAAACATTATTGCCCAAGCAGATTTTTTGGTCTATTATTAGTTTAGCGTTATTTTTACCATTTTTTGTTTATTCGGATGAGGTAGGGGTAACAACAGGAAGTGGTGGAAGCAGTTCATTGAAGAATCCATTAGCAGTCGATTCTGTCTCAGCGCTTGTGAAAGCTGTTGCCGAGATTGTTATGAAAATTGGCTTTATGGTTGCGGTAGTCTTCATCATATATTCCGGTTTCTTGTATGTGTCAGCGAGGGGGAGTGAAGAGAAGTTAAAGAAGGCACACTCCACTTTCACGTGGACGATTATAGGTACAGCTGTTATCTTGGGTGCATGGACCATCGCAATGGTGATAGAGTCAACGGTTAAGTCGTTAAAATAA
- a CDS encoding pilin, whose amino-acid sequence MQKLKKFIPVGLMFAPSLAFAATIESILDNISSIINLVIPLLIAIALVVFIVGVIKYITAGADEEKRKEARNTIIYGVIGLFAIVAVWGLVGVIASTFGIDTGGTIDIPQLP is encoded by the coding sequence ATGCAAAAATTAAAAAAATTCATTCCAGTAGGTTTAATGTTCGCACCTTCATTAGCGTTTGCGGCTACCATAGAAAGTATATTGGATAATATAAGTAGTATAATTAATCTTGTTATTCCTTTGCTTATAGCAATTGCTTTAGTTGTATTCATCGTCGGTGTTATCAAATATATCACTGCCGGTGCAGACGAGGAGAAGAGAAAAGAAGCGCGAAATACTATCATTTATGGTGTTATCGGCCTTTTTGCAATAGTTGCCGTATGGGGGCTTGTTGGAGTTATCGCCTCTACTTTTGGTATTGATACAGGTGGGACTATTGATATACCTCAGCTTCCATAA